The genomic interval CTGGCTTCGTGAGAGGGGGCGCAAGCGCCCTCAACGGGTCATGCTGTGGTCTGGTCCATCCGTCTGACTTCGGGAAGCGGCCTGGACTGTGCCGCGCGGGCTAGCCGGTAGATGTCCTCAAGGGAGGACTCCACGGCGATGCGCCCGGCCTCGACCAACCGGGGCACATCGCTGGCGGTCCACCGGGACAATCCGCGTGTGTCGGGGCGGATGAGCACGTCGGGCGTGGCGGCCCGCAGCAGGTCGCGGCGCTGCCTGTCGCGAGCGGGGATGAGCGTGTCCAGCAGTCGCGTGGTGACCCGGGAGGCCGCCCCGTTGTCCACGCTGACGGCGATGACCAGGTCTGCGCCGAGCTGGCGGGCCGCCCAGACCGGCAGGTTGTCGGCGAGTGCGCCGTCGACCAACAGGCGATCGTCCACCCGCACCGGCGGGAAGAGGCCGGGCACCGCGCTGGACGCGCGCAAGGCGGTCGCCAGTGACCCAGATGCCAGCAGCACCGGTTCGCGTGCGCGCAGGTCGAAGGCGAGTGCCCCGAACCGCCGTTCCAGCTCCTCGATGCGTCGAGCTCCGACCTGCTGTTCGATGCTGCGCTCCAAGGGGCTGGTGTCCAGCAGTCCCCAGCGAGGGCTTAGCCGCCACTGTGCGAACGTGCTCCAGCCCGCGGACAGAACCAGATCGGTTAGCTGCGCTCCGGTGAGCCCGGCTGCGTAGCCGCCCCCGATCAGCGCCCCGGCACTGGTGCCTGCGACGACCGTACATTCCACGCCCGCCTCGTCGAGGACTTGGAGCACACCGGCGTGCGCCGCTCCCAGCGCTGCTCCACCGCCAAGCGCGAGACCGAGTCGCGCAGTGCGTGGTGCCGCGTTCATGCGTGCACCCCGCAAAGGGGTCGGTGGGTCGCGGCGATGACAGCCTGGACCTCATCGCGTAGCCGCACCGTGTCAGCCCTGCTCATGCCGACGGTGGCGATCGGCTCGGTGATGACGACCCGCAACCGTACGCCGGTCGGGACCAACCAGGACTTGGCCCCAGCTCGCAGGACCGCCTCCACCCGCGGGGAGCCCGGCTGGACCCACACCAACACCCTGAGTGTCACGGCCTCGATGAACGTGCCCAGCGCGCCCACGGACAGCGTGAGCACCGTGCGCCACGTCCCCGACCGCCAGCCCCGGGACATGCGACCGCCCGTCGACCTCACGACGAGGAGGATCATGCAGGAATCCCGGTGGCAGGCTCGTCCCCGGCGGCTATCTCGTGCGCAAACGCAGCCACCTGGTGCAACGCCTCGACAAGAGCCTCCTGAGCGGACCGGTCCATGGAGCCGATCACCGAGGAAATCCTCGTCGCCAACCCCTGCCGCAGGCCGTCCACGACCGCCTGGCCGCGTTCGGTGAGCGAAACCCACACGACCCGGCGGTCCTCCCCTCGGCTGCGAGCGAGGAGACCGGCAGTCACCAACCGGTTGACCAAGGCAGTCGCCGCGGGGGGAGACACCGACAGCTGCCGCGCGATCTGACCGGTGCTCATCCGCCCGTCAGGTGATTCGTCGATGAGCATGGCGCACAGCAACTGGTTCGGGGTCAGGTCGACGCCAGCGGACTCGAACAGCGCTGACAGCCGCAGGTTCACAGCGATCGCCGGGAGCAAGCCGACAATCTCCTGCGCTACGCGGTCCTCACGGATCCCCATGGGGGAGCATGATACACAAAACTTCAACGACGTGAACTAATAACTAACGTGAAACATCCTGGGATCCGCAGGGCGACTCGCCAACCCGAACAGTCACACCACGGTGGTGGCCACCAAACGAACGGGGGGAAGCCCAGCTCACCTCAAGAACTTCACCAGTCGGGTGAGCAGGTCGACGGGCTGCTCCTCGGCGATCCAGTGTCCGGAGTCCGCGATCACGCCGCCGGTGACGTCAGCGGCAACCTTGCGCGCGAGCTCGGCGACCACCTCGCCCATCATGTACTGCGCGCCCAAGGCCAGCACCGGCATCGTTAGTGGACCTTGCTCGCGGTAGCGGGCGACATCGGCGATATCAGTCGGAAATGCTCGGAAGTACTCGAAACTCGCCCGCAACCGAGCGGGGTCCCGCAACGCGTGGGCGTAGACCTCGACGTCCTGGGAGGAGATCGCATCGGGGTTGGTCGAGATCCAGTCGATGAAGCCGCGGACCCACGTGGTTTCCTTGCCGCTGATGACCGACTCCGGCAGCCCATTGGTCACCGAGAAGAACCCGAAGTTCCATAATCCCGGACCCTGCGCCGTCAGCGCCGGCGCGCTGTACATGAAGTCCTCCATCGGCAGCGGGGCTTCACTGAGCACCAGCCGGGACACGCTCTGCCGATGCTGCGCAGCGTAGGCGTAGGCCACCATCGTGCCGATGTCATGACCCACCAGCCGCACATCGTCGGCAAGCCCCAACTGCTCCAGCAGACCGTGCACATCCGCCGCCATGGTGGCCTTGTCGTAGCCCCCGGCCGGGGCCTGGGACTCGCCAGCCCCGCGCAAGTCCACCGCGACCACGGTGAAGCGCTCGGCCAACCCGGGCGCGATCTGGCGCCACTCGTACCAGTTCTGCGGGTAACCGTGCAGCAACACCACAACCGGGCCCGCACCACCACGCACGTAGTGCAAGCGCAGCCCGCCGACCGTCGCGAACTCCGATGTGAACCCGATCGGAGCACCGGCCTGAGTCATCACAACACCTCCGCACACAGACTCCAGCGCAGCCACCAAGCACCGGCGGTCCGCCCAAGGGTCCGGAGTGCCGTGACAAGACCGCTGTGGACAGGGCCTTTCGCCCCGGTGTCCTGCTGACTGCTACTGCTTCGCCGGGACCGGCATCCCACCCGATCAAGAACCCACCCGGTGACCAGATCTCGACCTCGACACCCGCAGCTACAACACCCTGCTCGCCCAGCCGCGCTACCTCGGCGAACGCGCCACCACCAAGCTGCTTACCCGCTGGACGCCCCTGCGTCGCATCGCACTCTGCCCTTGGTGCGGGAAGAAGCTTCCGAAGGACCTGCGGGACGAGTGGTTCGGGTGGGTGCGACAACTCGGACTCGACCCCCTGGGAGGTGCTGGACCACCCCGAGAAGTTCCCGGAAGACCTGCGCACCGGCCGTTGGCGGAAGGAAGCCGAGCTGTAGGGATCCAACGCCTGGGCCGTCGCCGCAGGTCGAGACTACAGATCGAGAAAGGCGCGCAGCGCGGAACCGATCGCGGTCATCTCCTCATCGTCGGCGGTTCCAAGGCGCCGGACCAACCGCTCCACGGAGATGGCACGGACGTCTTCTGGGCGCGCGTAGCTCACCCGATCCAGCCCGGACGCCGCGTTTCTGATCGGCGTCTGATGCGACAACCCGCGATCGCGGCTGGTCAACGGAACCACGATCGCCATGCCGATCGGAAGCCGGTTGTAGCCGTCGGCGGACACGATGACGCAGGGCCGTACCCCGCCCTGCTCGTGGCCCGCTATCGGGTTCAGGTCCGCCAGCCAGATCTCACCTCGACGCGCCGCCCTCACGCGTCCCCTCGACCGAGCCCGTCACCGACCGTGGTTCGCTCCCACTCCTGACCCTCCGCGCGGTAGGACTCCCACTCCTGCGGATCCTCCTCGCGCAGTCGCTCCAGGTCAGCGTTCATCCGCGCGAAGAACGCCTCCCGCTCCAGATGAGCGATCGCCTGTTCGAGGACCTCGGCCATCGTGGTGTGGCGCTCTGCTGCGAGCCGGGCGAGCCGGTCACGCAGCTCGCGCCGGACCTTGATCGTGGTAACCGGAGAAGACATACCAATCAGTATGCCTTTCGGTATACCGGCTGGTCCCAGGCGGCGGCGAAAGCGCCGCCACCAGCGGTACGCACCAGGTCCTGAAGGCGTCGGTGGCCAGCGCGAGCGGCGACCACTCCCCCATGCCCGCCGCGGTAGGCCCTACCGTTGACAAGGCGGGCACCCCGGTCACAAGGTCCCTTCTCGCGATATGGACAGATTGGGCGTGATCCACAGCGGGCTCGCCCATGCGCTGCTTACCTTGCACGGCATGCGGATCCCGGTTCCCGGAAGGCTCGCGGTGTCCGTTCGACGACCCCTGATGATTCCATTAATTGAGACACTAGTATCAAATTATGGACAATGATCAGCTTGGGCGGGGACCGGGGCGGAGGCGTTGGCTCGTGCTCGCGGCCGGGTTCTCAGCGATGACCGCGGGCTGCGCGTTCCAGTACGGGCTGCCGTACTTGATCCCGGCTCTGCGGGCGGAAGGGCTTTCCCTCGCGCAGGCCGGCCTGCTGGTCGCCTGCCCGCTCGCGGGTCTGCTGGTGACCCTCGTGGCATGGGGTGCGGCGGCCGACCGTTGGAGTGAACGTCTGGTGCTGAGCGTCGGTCTCGGCCTGGCCGGTCTGATTCTGATCGCCGCCACCACGGCCGAGGGCGTCGTGGCGTTGGGTGCGGCCTTCTTCCTCGCCGGTGCTGCCGGCGCGTCGGTGCACGCGGCGAGCGGTCGTCTCATCCTCGGCTGGTTCGTCGCCCACGAGCGCGGGTTCGCCATGGCGGTTCGGCAGACCGCCCAGCCGCTGGGAGTGGCCGTCGGAGCGGTTGCGCTGCCTCCTCTCGCGGCGCTGAGCCGCAACGCTGCCCTCCTCTTCCTCGGCACGTTCTGCTTGGCGGCAACGCTGCTGGTCCTGGCTGTCGTGCGCGACCCCCAGCGAGCGGCGGCCGGGGGAAAGGCGGCCACCGGGTCGCCGTACCGCACTCCAGTGCTGTGGCGTATCCATGGAGTCAGCGCGCTGCTGATCGTGCCGCAGTTCGCGGTGGCAACCTACGGGCTGGTCTATCTCGTCGACGAGCACGGGTGGACCCCTGCCGCGGCGGGGCGGCTGCTCGCCGCGTTCGCGGTGGGGGGAGCGGCCGCACGGCTGGCCGCCGGCTACTGGTCGGATCGGGTGGCCAGCCGGCTTCGGCCGCTTCGGATCCTGGCGTCGACCATCGGCCTAGTCATGCTCACACTGGGCATCGGGATGCTGACCGGCTCCGCAGTGGCCACGCTGGCTCTGCTTGTCGCGGCAGTGATCACCGTGAGCACCAACGGCCTCGCCTTCACCGCTGTCGCCGAGTACGCAGGGGCGTCCTGGGCTGGCCGCGCGCTGGGTGTGCAGAACACGGTGCAGAACGCTGTGGCCACCGCCATCCCCCTGGCACTCGGGGGAGCGATCGGACTGTTCGGGTACGGGCGGTCGTTCACCGCCGTCGCGGTCTTCCCCCTGCTGGCCGTAGCACTCGTCCCCGTGGCCTCCGAGCGGCTGACGGCGGGCGCGCCGGCCGACTCGGGTTCAGGGAAGGAAGACCAGACCGTCACAGCGGGATCTCGATGAGCGGCGCGTGTGTGACCCCTGCTCACAGCGGTCCGCCAGCTCATCGAGCAACACCCCTCACAGGCCGGCTCGACGTGGAACTCCACGGCGCACGCACCCGGGCGTCACCGTCCGCATCGCCCAACGTCTCCTCGGCCTCACCGCCGCGATCTGGCACAACCCCAGCTCATCTCCCGGGGCCGGTAGTAGCCGTACCAGTCCAGCCAGCCGCCGAAAGCGGCTTGGCGTGCGGCTGCGGTGGTGCAGGGCTGGTGATGGGCCCATTCGCCGACCAGAGTGCGGTGGAAACGTACGACGTCACCTGATGCTCGTGTTCGTAGATTTCGCGTTTTGCCGTACCGACTGGGGGTAGGACGCCATGTCTTCGGCAGCCTCTCGTGCACGGTGAGGCCGAGAAGGGAGCGGAGATGAAGGCACTGGCTTGGCACGGCAAGCGCGACGTCCGCGTCGACACGGTTCCGGATCCGACGATCCAGGAACCCACCGACGCGATCATCCGCGTCACCGCCACCGGCATCTGCGGCTCGGACCTGCACCTTTACGAACTGCTCGGGCCGTTCATGACGGAGGGCGAGATCCTCGGTCACGAACCGATGGGCATCGTCGAGGAGACCGGCAGCGAGGTCACCGACATCGGGCCGGGCGATCGCGTCGTCATTCCGTTCCAGATCGCTTGCGGGCGCTGTTTCATGTGCGCCCAGGGCCTCCACACCCAGTGTGAGACCACTCAGGTCCGCGACCAGGGGATGGGCGCGGCGCTGTTCGGTTACACGAAGCTCTACGGGGAGGTGCCGGGCGGGCAGACCGAGTTCCTCCGCGTGCCGCAGGCGCAGTTCGGGCCGATCAAGGTACCGGAGGGGCCGCCCGACGACCGCTTCGTCTACCTCTCCGACGTCCTGCCCACGTCCTGGCAGGCGGTCGAGTACGCCGCGATTCCCGACGGCGGCAGCGTCGTCGTCCTGGGCCTGGGCCCGATCGGCGACATGTCGTCGCGCATCGCGCTCCACCGCGGCGCGGGGCGCGTGATCGGCGTCGACCTGGTCCCCGAACGCCTCGAACGCGCGCGCTGGAACGGCGTCGAGGCGCTGGACCTGCGCGAGCACGACGACATCGCTGGAACGATCCGCGAGCTCACCGACGGCCGGGGACCGGACTCAGTCATCGACGCGGTCGGCATGGAGGCCCACGGATCGCCGTTCGGGAAGCTGGCGCAGCAGATGACGACGCTGCTTCCCGACAACCTGGCGGCGAAGCTGATGGAGAAGATGGGCGTCGACCGCCTGGGCGCCTTCCACCTCGCGATCGACATCGTGCGGCGAGGCGGCACGATCTCCCTCATCGGCGTCTACGGCGGGATGGCCGACCCGCTGCCGATGCTCACGCTCTTCGATAAACAGATCCAGTTGCGGATGGGCCAGGCGAACGTCAAGCGCTGGGTGGACGACATCATGCCGTTGCTCACCGGTGACGGTGACCCGCTCGGTGTGGAGGACTTCGCCACGCACCGACTCCCTCTCGGCCAGGGGCCACAGGGCTACGACATGTTCCAGAAGAAGCGGGATGGAGCGGTCAAGGTCCTGCTCAAGCCCTGAGCCACCCGCGGCCGCGGTCGACCCCGACAGCGCTTCGGTGAACACGTTCTGTCCTGCGAGGGGCGGCACCGCGCGCCGGGACCTCCGCCCCGGCCGGAACGCGGCGGCCTCGGCGACTCAACGGGGGATTCAGGTGGATCGGTCCCAGGGACCGGAGCGACAGGGACTGGTTTCGGGGAACTGGAGCGGAGGCCAAGGCCAAGATGAACGAGTCCCAGGAGCGACCGGGTCGGGTGGTCTGGCTCAACCACAAGGCGGCGTAACCGCATCCGGCTCATGGACCGGGGCCTGCACTGGGCCAACCTGGGGTACTGTTCACCACCGCGCTGCTGCCGTTTCCGACCGCGGTCGTCTCGCGTGCGATGCAGGAACCCGGCCGACGCCCGGACCGCCGTGGGGCTGTACGCGCTGATCGGTGTGCTGCTGTGCGTGGGCTGGCTGGCGTTCTTCCACTACCTCAGCCGACACCCGCACCTGGCGGAAGGGGTATCGGGGAGGGATTCTTTGCGCGCGAGCGCACCCGCGCCTGGGCGGGGGTCGTCTTCTACGCCATCGCCGGCACGCTCGGGTACCTGATCGCTCCACCGGTCGCGCTGGCGATCTTCCTAGCCCTGCCGATCTTCTACGGCATCACCAGCCAGGGGCTGACCAAGGTGCCTGACGTGGTGTGCCACGCCATGCCCGAGAGGTGAGCGGCTCCGATCGCCGGTATGGGCGGCCCGCGTCGGCCAGAGGCGAGCGCGCCCTGCTCGCCTCATCCGAAGACCCGCGCGGGGCTGGTCCCCGGTAGCGGCGGTCCTCGCCACCGCGCCGCGGTGGCGAGGACCGCCCCGGCGATGAGGGGTCAGTCGCGCGGCCGGCCCGTCTCGGTCGCCAGGATCGCGTTCAGGCCACCGGAGCGGGTGAGCTTCTGCCAGCGCAGCCGTACGCCCGTGAGTGCGGTGACGACCGACTGGATGAGAACCAGGTACATGAGCTGGCGGTAGACGAACTGCTGCAGCGGCATGAGCCACAGCGTCCTGAGCGGCTCCCGGTCCAGCCGGAAGGCGTACGCGCCGGAGAGGAGCTGCACGAGCAGCACCGCGAGCCAGGCGAGGAACGTCTTCAGCGGGTCGAGGAACAGCAGCCCGTACACCAGGAACACGTCAACCAGCGGGGCGAGCAGCGGGAGCAGCACCTGGAACAGCGCCAGGCTGAGCAGCCCGAACCAGCCGAAGCGCCCTGAGGGGCCGCCTTCGAACAGCGCGCGGCGGTGCTTCCACATCGACTGGATCGTGCCGTAGCTCCACCGGTAGCGCTGCCGCCACAGCTGGCCGAGCGTAGCGGGGGTCTCCGTCCAGGCGCGCGCGGTCTCCTCGTAGACGACCCGCCATCCGGCCCGGCAGATGGCCATGGTGAGGTCGGTATCCTCGGCGAGGGTGTCGTCGCTGACGCCACCCACCTGGAGCAGCGCCTGGCGACGGAAGGCGCCGACCGCGCCGGGCACGGTGGGCATGCACCGCAGGATGTCGTACACGCGCCGGTCGATGTTGAACCCGATCACGTACTCGATGTGCTGCCACCGTCCGATCAGGCTCCTGCGGTTGGCGACCTTGGCGTTGCCGGCCACCGCCCCCACCTCGGGATCGGCGAACGGCTGGACCAGTCGTCGTATGGTGTCGCGCTCGAAGACGGTGTCGCCGTCCATCATGACGATCAGGTCGTGGCGGGCGTGCATGATCCCGGTGTTGAGGGCTGACGGCTTGCCGCCGTTCGGCTTCCGGATCACCGTGACGTTCGGGAGTCGTAGGCTCTCGACGATGTCGGCGGTGCCGTCTGTGGACCCGTCGTCGACGACGATCACCTCGACGGGGTGGTCGCTGGCCACCAGCGAGCGGACGGTGTCGGCGATGCACTCCTTTTCGTTGTAAGCGGGCACGATCACCGAGACCGGCTCGGTCACCGGCGGACCCCACGACCAGTCCCGTGACTTCCGCCGCCGGGCGTGCCGGCTGGCGAACGCCAGCATGAGCAGCAGCCGCGCCAGGATGAGCACACCCGTGACCAGCAGCGCCGCCGCGCAGACCGCGATGACGAAGGTGGCGACGCGCACGGCCGTCACCAGTGTCACGCCGCGCCAGCGTTCGGCCGGGTCGGCCTCGGGATTGGCCGTGGGCTGGCGCAGCACCCCGGCCACCGTGCTGAACCGGTAGCCCTTCTTTCGCAGCTCGGGGATGAGCCGGTCCAGGGCGGCCACGGTCTGGGAGCGGTCACCGCCGGCGTCGTGCAGCAGGATGATCCCGCCCACGCCGCCCCTGGGTATCCCGTTGCGGACGATCGCGTCGACCCCGGGCCGCTGCCAGTCCTTGGTGTCGTGCGTGGTCAGCACGGTGAAGTAACCCAGCCGGCCGGTGTCCTGCACGACCGGCCAGGTGGCGTTGTTGAGCGCGCGCGACATCGAGGAGTAGGGGGGACGCACGAGGGAAGTGGTCACGCCCGCGGCCCCCGCGATCGCCAACTGGCTCTCGGACAGCTCCAGCTGCCTGCGCCACCCGGCGGCGTACACCAGATCGGGGTGGGTGAAGGTGTGGATGCCGATCTCCGCGCCGGATTCGCGCATCTCGCGGATGATCTCCGGGTACCGGGTCGCGAGAGAGCCGACGATGAAGAACGTCCCCGGTACGCGGTGCTTGCGCAGGACTCTCAAGACCTCCGGAGTCCACCTGGGGTCGGGGCCGTCGTCGAAGGTGAGGACGACCGTCTTGGGAGGCACCTGGTACGACCGCGCGGGCTGGTGCACGGTGTCGATGATCGGCCCGCCGTTCCGGATTTGGTCGGGCACATGGCTTGCGTCCACCGGAGGGGAAATGCGTTGGTCCAGGCCGATCTCCGAGTGCACCAACCCGTTCACGAGCAGGAAGCACCAGAAGACGACAAACGCGATGATTGCCACTACCCACTTCGGTCGCGGCACGGCCCTACGCACTGAAAACCCCCGTACTAACGGTCGCTGGGGCGGGACGGCTGGTGGAGTCCAGCCTGGTCATCACCCGTTCTGGTAACCGGAAGGCAGCGGCGATGCGGTCCCGTCACCGCCGCTCGGCGTCGGCGACGGGGTGCCGGAGTGGTCACCGCCGCCACTCGGTGTCGGCGACGGGGTCCCGCCTTCCGACGGGGCCGTCGTGGGCGTCTCGGCGGACGCCGGGGAGGTCGTCGGGCTCGGACGGGCCGGGAACGGAGCCGTGGCGGGCGGAGCAACGGAAGGCACGGAGGCTGACGCGGACGGGTAGCCCGTGGGCGACCGGTGAGGTGTCGGGCTCTGCGTCCGGTTCACGCGGAGCACGCCGTTGAGGGTGGACTTCGGCTCCGGTGCGGCGGGTTCGGCCACCCGATCCGGCACCCCGGGCAGGGACAGCAGCGTGCGCGGGTT from Carbonactinospora thermoautotrophica carries:
- a CDS encoding patatin-like phospholipase family protein, which translates into the protein MNAAPRTARLGLALGGGAALGAAHAGVLQVLDEAGVECTVVAGTSAGALIGGGYAAGLTGAQLTDLVLSAGWSTFAQWRLSPRWGLLDTSPLERSIEQQVGARRIEELERRFGALAFDLRAREPVLLASGSLATALRASSAVPGLFPPVRVDDRLLVDGALADNLPVWAARQLGADLVIAVSVDNGAASRVTTRLLDTLIPARDRQRRDLLRAATPDVLIRPDTRGLSRWTASDVPRLVEAGRIAVESSLEDIYRLARAAQSRPLPEVRRMDQTTA
- a CDS encoding MarR family transcriptional regulator, whose protein sequence is MGIREDRVAQEIVGLLPAIAVNLRLSALFESAGVDLTPNQLLCAMLIDESPDGRMSTGQIARQLSVSPPAATALVNRLVTAGLLARSRGEDRRVVWVSLTERGQAVVDGLRQGLATRISSVIGSMDRSAQEALVEALHQVAAFAHEIAAGDEPATGIPA
- a CDS encoding alpha/beta fold hydrolase: MTQAGAPIGFTSEFATVGGLRLHYVRGGAGPVVVLLHGYPQNWYEWRQIAPGLAERFTVVAVDLRGAGESQAPAGGYDKATMAADVHGLLEQLGLADDVRLVGHDIGTMVAYAYAAQHRQSVSRLVLSEAPLPMEDFMYSAPALTAQGPGLWNFGFFSVTNGLPESVISGKETTWVRGFIDWISTNPDAISSQDVEVYAHALRDPARLRASFEYFRAFPTDIADVARYREQGPLTMPVLALGAQYMMGEVVAELARKVAADVTGGVIADSGHWIAEEQPVDLLTRLVKFLR
- a CDS encoding type II toxin-antitoxin system PemK/MazF family toxin: MRAARRGEIWLADLNPIAGHEQGGVRPCVIVSADGYNRLPIGMAIVVPLTSRDRGLSHQTPIRNAASGLDRVSYARPEDVRAISVERLVRRLGTADDEEMTAIGSALRAFLDL
- a CDS encoding ribbon-helix-helix protein, CopG family, producing MSSPVTTIKVRRELRDRLARLAAERHTTMAEVLEQAIAHLEREAFFARMNADLERLREEDPQEWESYRAEGQEWERTTVGDGLGRGDA
- a CDS encoding MFS transporter yields the protein MTAGCAFQYGLPYLIPALRAEGLSLAQAGLLVACPLAGLLVTLVAWGAAADRWSERLVLSVGLGLAGLILIAATTAEGVVALGAAFFLAGAAGASVHAASGRLILGWFVAHERGFAMAVRQTAQPLGVAVGAVALPPLAALSRNAALLFLGTFCLAATLLVLAVVRDPQRAAAGGKAATGSPYRTPVLWRIHGVSALLIVPQFAVATYGLVYLVDEHGWTPAAAGRLLAAFAVGGAAARLAAGYWSDRVASRLRPLRILASTIGLVMLTLGIGMLTGSAVATLALLVAAVITVSTNGLAFTAVAEYAGASWAGRALGVQNTVQNAVATAIPLALGGAIGLFGYGRSFTAVAVFPLLAVALVPVASERLTAGAPADSGSGKEDQTVTAGSR
- a CDS encoding zinc-dependent alcohol dehydrogenase; this translates as MKALAWHGKRDVRVDTVPDPTIQEPTDAIIRVTATGICGSDLHLYELLGPFMTEGEILGHEPMGIVEETGSEVTDIGPGDRVVIPFQIACGRCFMCAQGLHTQCETTQVRDQGMGAALFGYTKLYGEVPGGQTEFLRVPQAQFGPIKVPEGPPDDRFVYLSDVLPTSWQAVEYAAIPDGGSVVVLGLGPIGDMSSRIALHRGAGRVIGVDLVPERLERARWNGVEALDLREHDDIAGTIRELTDGRGPDSVIDAVGMEAHGSPFGKLAQQMTTLLPDNLAAKLMEKMGVDRLGAFHLAIDIVRRGGTISLIGVYGGMADPLPMLTLFDKQIQLRMGQANVKRWVDDIMPLLTGDGDPLGVEDFATHRLPLGQGPQGYDMFQKKRDGAVKVLLKP
- a CDS encoding bifunctional polysaccharide deacetylase/glycosyltransferase family 2 protein, which translates into the protein MAIIAFVVFWCFLLVNGLVHSEIGLDQRISPPVDASHVPDQIRNGGPIIDTVHQPARSYQVPPKTVVLTFDDGPDPRWTPEVLRVLRKHRVPGTFFIVGSLATRYPEIIREMRESGAEIGIHTFTHPDLVYAAGWRRQLELSESQLAIAGAAGVTTSLVRPPYSSMSRALNNATWPVVQDTGRLGYFTVLTTHDTKDWQRPGVDAIVRNGIPRGGVGGIILLHDAGGDRSQTVAALDRLIPELRKKGYRFSTVAGVLRQPTANPEADPAERWRGVTLVTAVRVATFVIAVCAAALLVTGVLILARLLLMLAFASRHARRRKSRDWSWGPPVTEPVSVIVPAYNEKECIADTVRSLVASDHPVEVIVVDDGSTDGTADIVESLRLPNVTVIRKPNGGKPSALNTGIMHARHDLIVMMDGDTVFERDTIRRLVQPFADPEVGAVAGNAKVANRRSLIGRWQHIEYVIGFNIDRRVYDILRCMPTVPGAVGAFRRQALLQVGGVSDDTLAEDTDLTMAICRAGWRVVYEETARAWTETPATLGQLWRQRYRWSYGTIQSMWKHRRALFEGGPSGRFGWFGLLSLALFQVLLPLLAPLVDVFLVYGLLFLDPLKTFLAWLAVLLVQLLSGAYAFRLDREPLRTLWLMPLQQFVYRQLMYLVLIQSVVTALTGVRLRWQKLTRSGGLNAILATETGRPRD